Genomic segment of Triticum aestivum cultivar Chinese Spring chromosome 6A, IWGSC CS RefSeq v2.1, whole genome shotgun sequence:
CGAACTACAATCAAAAATTGCCAAATGTTCCAGCGACGTGCAGGAATTCAGCTGTAGAGATTTCAATCTTGAGTTCCTATTTAATTCCAAAGATCTGAGCGATTGCATGCCCTCTAGTGTGATGAGCCGACCGCATTCTCCAATTTCCAAATCTTCCAATGACGTACATGAATCCAGTTgtatatatttcaaactttgggcTCCTACTACTAATTTTTTGAGGCATGTGAGATTATCCACAAAGCAGGGCCGCAGTGTTTCCTGGGGATATTTCCACCAAACAAGTTGTTCAAGTGATTGCGGGAGGAGACATCTTCCACCCCGGTCAAATATCAGATTAGGGCATTCACCAATTGTTATCTTTCTGAGATTCAATTGAATGTGCACGACTCCATCTACATATCCTGACGACGAAGCCTCAGAATCAGATAGATACCCTGATGACGAAGCCTCAGAATCAGATAGATACCCTGATGACGAAGCCTCAGAATCTGAGATAAGGTTTGATTgaacctttccttcctcttctatCTTCAACTCTTTCAACTGCGGGCAGCCATGTAAATCTAATTCCTTCAGGCTCAACGAGTGTCGCAACATCAGAGATAGCCACTTCCCGGTTATTCCAGAGTCTTCAATATAGAGACTTTCAAGAGACGGGAGAGCAGCATTATATGCAGTTATCATGTTTTCATGGGTCTGCTCTGGCACATCATCTGAAGAGAAAAGTTCTCTGCAGTACTGTATTTTCAAACTCTTTAAAGACATGAGCTGACTTAATCCTTCAAATGAAATAGATGCTAGGTTTTTGCATGACAATATCTCCAAGTATTTGATATCCTTAAGATTATGGAATGCCAAAATATTGTCATCGAGTGCCATCATCTCACCACGAGAAGACTCACGCTCAATCCAGAATGTTTCCATGGAAGATCCCTCCATTCTCAAAACTGTTGAAACACCATCGATTATTAGTTCAGAAAATATGGCTGATGGTGGAAGGGGGTTGTGTGCTTGCAAACAAGGACAATCACACATAATGAGTTTCCTTAGATTGGGCAACCATGACTTATGCTCAATTTCGTAGTTATGACCTTTTTGAAACAGATCAAACACCTCAAGTACAGGGCAACTTTGGATCTCCAACACCCTTAAACTTGACCTCATATCCCCCACGGAAGTACAAGAACATCTCTGTAAATCTAGCATTCCATCTAAAACAAGCTCCTCCAATGATGGAACCGATACTTCTCTTACTCTCTGCATGTTGCGCAACTTCAACCTTTTAAGAAACCGAAGCATTTCCAGAGATGGAAGTATTCTCCATGCCTCGCAATCCTCTAGATGAACCGTATGCAAAGACATAAGTAAAGCAACATCTAATACTTGAAGATGGAAAAACTTGCTCAAAACATCAGGCAAAACCTTCTGCTCAGTATGACCATCCTGAAGTTTTAGATACCGAAGACGTGTAGGAGTTACCAAGCCACACAGGAAGGAATTATAATCAGCAAATGTTGCAGACATTTGCAGCAGACGCAGATTATGTGCTTTTTCAAATACATCTTGGAATGCTTTGAAGAAAAAAGAGTCATACTTCCCAATTAACACCAATGTCCTCAACTTTCCCACTGAAGCGAATATATTTTGCAACAAAAATTCAAACCTCTCATTACGACAGAGGTTCCCAGTCACATCATCCGTCCAATATACAGAACTGGTTACTATGGACAAGTGATGTACATTTGGGAAAATTTCATTGTATTGCAAACGATCCAAAGTTGCACACTCAGTTCTTGAAACTAGCCTTGCAAAATCATGCATGAGGCCACACATAGCATAGCAAGTTTGAGTTTGACTACCAAGAGAGGATATTTTTTTGTCAAATTGCTGAAACAAGCCCAGACTCACCAAGTCAGTCAGATAGTACCGTCCCGTCTCCTCCAAACTCATATTTGGATGATCACGCTTCAAAAATCCCTGTGAAATCCAAAGACGAGCTAGCTCCTCAGCAACAAATTCATAATCGTAGGGGAATATAGAACAATATGAGCAGCATTGCTGCATCGGGTAGGGCAACTCATCATAGGAAAGCTTCAAAGAAGACATGATGCCACTAGTGTGTCGCAGGGAATTCCAAGCTTCGGTATTTAGAGTGTTACTCCAATGCTCCACAGTAATATGATCTCTTAATAGTGCCCCGGCAGTTTGTGCTGCTAATGGGTTCCCTTTTAACTTTTGTGCTATTTCCTGTCCTAAGTCATTTAGACTTGCTTGCGCTTCATAATTCTCGTCACCAAACGCGCATGATTGAAACAATTGCCAAAAATGGTACTTTCCCAAAGCACCTAAGTTAATTGGCCCAGTTGTACCTCTTCTCTTTGCAACGGACGGTTTTCTAGTTGTCATGATTATCATGTTGCCCTTTGCATTGTCAGACTTGAAAGGAGCCAATAATTTGTTCCACCTGCAGTCATCCATGACTTCCCAGACATCATCTAAAATGAGTAGAACCCTCTTTGATTTAACATGACCCTTCAAGACCTCGTGAAGCTTGGTAAAACTGCATAGGCCATCATAAGATTCTTGGGAGACGCAATCTAACATCTCTCTTGTGAGTCTCATTTCATCAAAGTCTTTAGACACCCAGATCCATATCTTGTGATCAAATAGACTTTGCAAAGCTGGATCGTTGTATACAAGCTGAGCGAGAGCTGTCTTCCCAACTCCTCCGATGCCCACAACAGGAAGAACGGTTACACCGGCAGTTGATTTGTGTTCTTCTATTAACTTTTTGATGGATCTCTTCTCTGCAGCTCTTCCATAGACCTTCCCTTGAAGAAGACTTGATGTTCTTCGGCGTGTATCTGAGACTGTACTCGGATAGTGATTTGAACTTGTGCCATCAGAGTCTCGCCCAAGTATATTGAGAAGCCTTGTGATAGCCTCTCGTTTGCCTTGCAGCTGACTAGTGATGTCTTGTATCCTTTCGGAAAATGCATCCTTGTTCCACCCGTTTGGGTTAGCTGCGGTTGACTCCTCACTAGTTCTCATCCTTTTTCTGCTGGCAGTTGCAACAGGCGTAGGAATTGTAGTAGCATCAGCAGTGCTGCAATGAGAAATAGATCATGGATTAGCAGTGAGAACATTAATATCCTCTTAAGCACATGTGTATTAGAAAAGACTCGCAAAAGTATGCAGGTGCAATGCAGGAAAATAATCTAGGTACCTTGAAGAAGGGTCAGTTGCTCCACGTTTGTTGCTACAAGCTTTGCTCTTGAGATGATTGCGCAAAACCGATGTCCCTTTCTTGGTTTCGCACATAAGCTCTGTTTGACAGCGCTTGCATCTTGCTCTGGAAGGCGAAGGCCCTCCGTTTTGTTCAAGAAATGCTGTGATTTCAAATTGATTCCATAGCTCGGACCGTAACCTGTTATTACCGCTACTCTGTACGTCGCCAGCATTTTCTCGCGATCTCTCAACAGTTTGCGGCGTTCCATCAAGTCCATCCGTTAGGAGCAGTGTCTCTAAGGCAGGCAGAAGAGAAAGTGGACCAGAAATTCAGCATAGTCGTGCCTGACATAAATAATTAAAAAGAGAAAAGGGGAATTGCCAATTAGCGAGTAATTCAGCAGATACCAAAATTACCAGGTTGGAGctcctgctggagcctgtggccgTCGAGCTCGTCGACCACATCGTCGGCGTCATAGAGCAGTTCCTTGAGACAAGCAAGAGATCGGGCCAGCGGCTTGTTCCCGGCCGCCCTCCCATGCACAGCAGAAACCACCATCTCCACCGCCTCGACCTCGGACTTGAGCTTCCCGACGTCGCTGCCGAGGCCAGCTTGCCGGATCCATGACTCCAGCTTGCTGCCGGCTCGGAGATTTGCAAGGATGGTATCAACAAGCCACGCAATCGCGGCCTCCAGGGTTGTGGCGTCTTCCACCGCCTCCATCGCCAGATACCGGCCGGCGGAACCGCGGAAGCAACGGCCAGGAATGGAGAGGGCAGCAGCTGGTGCGGGGTTCGATTTGGTAGCTTAGAGAGGGGATCAGATGCAGCAACAGTAGTCGCATTTGTCCCGGCCGCTGCTTTTCCCTGCCCGTTCACCTTTCATGCCTCCTTTTTTTCATAGGATAGAAATGTTGTAGAAACAGGATGCATAAAATAGGATTTTTTTTCATTAAGTCTTAGCTAATGTTTTTTTTCTTTAAAATGTTAAAGATTGATGAGTGAATTTCACTTTTTACCCTATATTTGTACATTTGTGACACTAATTACCCCGTCGAGTGAAAATTCGTCTAGAATACCCCTTTTGAAAGCTTTGGACCCTCGTTTTCTGATGCGTGTCCATCATGTAAGGTGTGAAGTGACGCCTCGGATCCAAAAACATGTGGATGGCCACAAGGAACGGAACAGATAGACAAGAGAAGCTTGGACAAGATCGTCAATGATGCCCTCCGATCCTTACATATATTTTTTATGAATCAATGACGCAACATGCCGATCCTATCGACCATAAACAAAGAAAATATAAAACTGGGTTAAAACCGTGTTAAAAGTCTCCAAAATCCGATATTTCGATAAAAGTTCCGCTAAATGGGGTAATATGTGTCACAAATGTACAACTACAAGGTAAAAAGTGGAATTCACTCAAGATTGATTCCTACCCTATACAGGAATatgaatccattcctacaaaccaaagggcctCAAATAAAAATTTTCTATGCAAATTTTATCCTATACAAATTCTATGACATTCCTACGAACTAAAAGAAGTCTAAAAAAAAGCGGCTGCCCCTTTTCTTTTTGAAAGAGACACGCGTTCATTAAGCACAACCG
This window contains:
- the LOC123129130 gene encoding disease resistance protein RGA2 isoform X1, with translation MEAVEDATTLEAAIAWLVDTILANLRAGSKLESWIRQAGLGSDVGKLKSEVEAVEMVVSAVHGRAAGNKPLARSLACLKELLYDADDVVDELDGHRLQQELQPGNFETLLLTDGLDGTPQTVERSRENAGDVQSSGNNRLRSELWNQFEITAFLEQNGGPSPSRARCKRCQTELMCETKKGTSVLRNHLKSKACSNKRGATDPSSSTADATTIPTPVATASRKRMRTSEESTAANPNGWNKDAFSERIQDITSQLQGKREAITRLLNILGRDSDGTSSNHYPSTVSDTRRRTSSLLQGKVYGRAAEKRSIKKLIEEHKSTAGVTVLPVVGIGGVGKTALAQLVYNDPALQSLFDHKIWIWVSKDFDEMRLTREMLDCVSQESYDGLCSFTKLHEVLKGHVKSKRVLLILDDVWEVMDDCRWNKLLAPFKSDNAKGNMIIMTTRKPSVAKRRGTTGPINLGALGKYHFWQLFQSCAFGDENYEAQASLNDLGQEIAQKLKGNPLAAQTAGALLRDHITVEHWSNTLNTEAWNSLRHTSGIMSSLKLSYDELPYPMQQCCSYCSIFPYDYEFVAEELARLWISQGFLKRDHPNMSLEETGRYYLTDLVSLGLFQQFDKKISSLGSQTQTCYAMCGLMHDFARLVSRTECATLDRLQYNEIFPNVHHLSIVTSSVYWTDDVTGNLCRNERFEFLLQNIFASVGKLRTLVLIGKYDSFFFKAFQDVFEKAHNLRLLQMSATFADYNSFLCGLVTPTRLRYLKLQDGHTEQKVLPDVLSKFFHLQVLDVALLMSLHTVHLEDCEAWRILPSLEMLRFLKRLKLRNMQRVREVSVPSLEELVLDGMLDLQRCSCTSVGDMRSSLRVLEIQSCPVLEVFDLFQKGHNYEIEHKSWLPNLRKLIMCDCPCLQAHNPLPPSAIFSELIIDGVSTVLRMEGSSMETFWIERESSRGEMMALDDNILAFHNLKDIKYLEILSCKNLASISFEGLSQLMSLKSLKIQYCRELFSSDDVPEQTHENMITAYNAALPSLESLYIEDSGITGKWLSLMLRHSLSLKELDLHGCPQLKELKIEEEGKVQSNLISDSEASSSGYLSDSEASSSGYLSDSEASSSGYVDGVVHIQLNLRKITIGECPNLIFDRGGRCLLPQSLEQLVWWKYPQETLRPCFVDNLTCLKKLVVGAQSLKYIQLDSCTSLEDLEIGECGRLITLEGMQSLRSLELNRNSRLKSLQLNSCTSLEHLAIFDCSSLVALEGLRSLVNLKHLVILRSPALNSLATLESHELFPALESLEVNDLSPLNTVFCKGLTCLRSLKLSYSDATGLTDEQERALLLLRSLQQLYFDNCEDLVDLPAGLRGLPSLKMLKIKYCSSISRLPKESLPPSLEGLVIVQCSDELSEGCELLATSKLDVKINRCYVD
- the LOC123129130 gene encoding disease resistance protein RGA2 isoform X2 — protein: MEAVEDATTLEAAIAWLVDTILANLRAGSKLESWIRQAGLGSDVGKLKSEVEAVEMVVSAVHGRAAGNKPLARSLACLKELLYDADDVVDELDGHRLQQELQPETLLLTDGLDGTPQTVERSRENAGDVQSSGNNRLRSELWNQFEITAFLEQNGGPSPSRARCKRCQTELMCETKKGTSVLRNHLKSKACSNKRGATDPSSSTADATTIPTPVATASRKRMRTSEESTAANPNGWNKDAFSERIQDITSQLQGKREAITRLLNILGRDSDGTSSNHYPSTVSDTRRRTSSLLQGKVYGRAAEKRSIKKLIEEHKSTAGVTVLPVVGIGGVGKTALAQLVYNDPALQSLFDHKIWIWVSKDFDEMRLTREMLDCVSQESYDGLCSFTKLHEVLKGHVKSKRVLLILDDVWEVMDDCRWNKLLAPFKSDNAKGNMIIMTTRKPSVAKRRGTTGPINLGALGKYHFWQLFQSCAFGDENYEAQASLNDLGQEIAQKLKGNPLAAQTAGALLRDHITVEHWSNTLNTEAWNSLRHTSGIMSSLKLSYDELPYPMQQCCSYCSIFPYDYEFVAEELARLWISQGFLKRDHPNMSLEETGRYYLTDLVSLGLFQQFDKKISSLGSQTQTCYAMCGLMHDFARLVSRTECATLDRLQYNEIFPNVHHLSIVTSSVYWTDDVTGNLCRNERFEFLLQNIFASVGKLRTLVLIGKYDSFFFKAFQDVFEKAHNLRLLQMSATFADYNSFLCGLVTPTRLRYLKLQDGHTEQKVLPDVLSKFFHLQVLDVALLMSLHTVHLEDCEAWRILPSLEMLRFLKRLKLRNMQRVREVSVPSLEELVLDGMLDLQRCSCTSVGDMRSSLRVLEIQSCPVLEVFDLFQKGHNYEIEHKSWLPNLRKLIMCDCPCLQAHNPLPPSAIFSELIIDGVSTVLRMEGSSMETFWIERESSRGEMMALDDNILAFHNLKDIKYLEILSCKNLASISFEGLSQLMSLKSLKIQYCRELFSSDDVPEQTHENMITAYNAALPSLESLYIEDSGITGKWLSLMLRHSLSLKELDLHGCPQLKELKIEEEGKVQSNLISDSEASSSGYLSDSEASSSGYLSDSEASSSGYVDGVVHIQLNLRKITIGECPNLIFDRGGRCLLPQSLEQLVWWKYPQETLRPCFVDNLTCLKKLVVGAQSLKYIQLDSCTSLEDLEIGECGRLITLEGMQSLRSLELNRNSRLKSLQLNSCTSLEHLAIFDCSSLVALEGLRSLVNLKHLVILRSPALNSLATLESHELFPALESLEVNDLSPLNTVFCKGLTCLRSLKLSYSDATGLTDEQERALLLLRSLQQLYFDNCEDLVDLPAGLRGLPSLKMLKIKYCSSISRLPKESLPPSLEGLVIVQCSDELSEGCELLATSKLDVKINRCYVD